GTCGCTGCAAATGACCGCCGTGCTCCGTCCCCTCATCGGCACCGCCCCGACGCTTCTGCCGACCGAAAAGAAATTCTTCATTCAACACTGGTTCGACAACATGAACGAAAAAGACCGTTCACGTTGATATCCCCTTCCTCGGTTATTCCATGAATCTCATGAAAATCCTCTCACTGCTTTTTCTTGCCGCTTCTTTCGCCTCAGCCGAAGTGGTCACTCAACTGTCCGTGGACGGCACGAATCTACCAACCACCGTCCAAGGCATTCCTTGGATTAGGATCACCAACTATGGAGGTCCCAGCGGCAATCCTGATCAGGGCATCGGCGTAAGCTACCGCAGCGAAGCCATGAAAATAGACCTCTACGTCTATGACTCCCTAAACTCCGATTGGGCCAAGCTTCCACTCAAAGAAAAGATCCAGCACGAAAACAAAAGCATCCCTGAACTCTTTAATCAGCTCACCGAACGAGGAGACTATTCCAACGTGGTCATAAAGCCTTCCGAAACCCTGCGCGTTGGCAACCGGACCTTCATACACACCGAGCTCAGTTTCACAGATAAAGACGCAGGCGATCTCAACTCCCATTACTATCTGGCGGAGCTGAACGGAAGAATTCTAAAAATACGCATCTCCTGTCCGCTAAAATCCGATCCGGCCCTCGTCCAAAAAGCTTTCAAGGAAATAGCCGCCTCTGTCGCTGGTAAGTAATAATCTAATCCGTTTAAGCCGAATCCGTGAGCTCGATTCATTAGCTGCTGAATCGTCATCCGGTCATCGTCCACGGCGGATCCGTGGAATTGTGCGAGCTCCCCAAATCCTAAAATGGCCAGACGCCTTCCTGAAAAGCCATCAGCCCAGACCAGCGAGCCCTTCATCCAAAACCACAAGGACGGCAGTCTGTGGGCGACGGGCCAAACCAAGGACGGACAACCCACCGGCTACTGGGAATGGTTTCGCCGCGATGGCACCCGGCTCCGCTCCGGCCATTTCACCGCGGGCGTTCAGACCGGCGAGTGGACCACCTACGACAAAACCGGCCAGGTTTATAAAGTCACCGTCATGAAGCCCAAGAAGCCCGCCGTGCGCTCAAGCCCGGGCGGCGCCGGTAGCTGACGATTATTTGCGACCTTCGTCGGCATCGTGGATGTCGAAGCAGGTCTGCAGGTCATCACGATGGCCCAGCCCCAGATTGATTTTGCGCTGACGGATGTCGTCGGATTGCTCGTCGCGCCACCCGCGTTTCGTCATGAATGCGTTGAAAATCAGGCTCTCTTCTGCGGACGGGCGCCGTCCTTGTTCAAAGCACTGTTCCAGTGCGCGCAAGTCGTCCGGTTCTGACAGCGCCACCGCGACGATGCGGTCGTAATCCAATTGGAGAAACGTGCAGATCCGTGCATCCATGCCGCCCCGGCGATTATAGTCAGATGGTAGGCGACCGGCGGCGTGCAGCCGGATTTTATCCAGCATCCGGCCAAAGAAAACCAACCCACCCACCTGGTCATACGGCGATCTCAATCCTTCAATGTGCATACGAAACCTTCGTCACAACCCGTTCCAAATACCATTCTCTTTTAGCCAACGCGCACAACGCCGCCTCGCGATTATTTACGAAATCGAGTGACGTGGACCGCAGTCCCTGTGTCTTCTCAGCCCCTCCTGCATTCGCAGCGAGCCAGCCGTAACACGCGCACACGTCTCATTTTTTCATGCCCACTCCTTTTCTCGCACGCGCCGTGTCCGCCCTTCGCCGCTTCTTCGGTCGCCCCCCTTCGGCTGAGGACGCGCATCGCGATAACAACCGGCTCTACTTTTCAGGCATGCACCAACAGGAGCGCATGCTGGCCGATCGGCCGCGCATGGATTTCTACCACACTGCGATCGAACGTCACATCCACCCCGGCGACCATGTGATCGATCTCGGCACGGGCACAGGCATCCTCGCTGCATTTGCCTCGCGTCGCGGTGCCGCCCGCGTCCACGCGCTCGACCACTCACCCATCCTGAAACACGCCCGCAGTCTCGCCGTCGACAATGAGATCAAAAACGTCGATTTCATTTCCGGCCACAGCAGCAAGTTCACCCTCGATAAACCGGTCGATGTGATCCTCCACGAACAGATGGGCGACTACCTGTTCGACGAGGCCATGATCCCCAACGTATGCGATCTGCGCGATCGCTTGCTCAAGCCCGGCGGCCGCATCCTGCCCGCGTGCTTCGAGTTCTATTGCGAGCCGGTGCAACTCGACACCACCCGTCACGTTCCGTTCATCTGGAACCTCAACGTCAAGGGCTACGATTTCTCCTCGATGGAGCGTCAGCGTCCGCAAGACACCGACTACTACCGCCTTTGTGGCAACGACGGCACGCTGGTTGAGCATTTCCTCGCAGAGCCGGCGCCGGCCCTCACCTTCGATTTGCACACAGTCAACGAAGCCACGCTGCCCAAGGATCTGCGTATCCAAAAAACCGTGACCAGTCCGGGGCGTATCGACGGTCTCGTGGTTTACTTTCGCACGACGGTGGACGACGACCTGCAACTCAGCTCGGCACCCCATGATCCGGGCCGCGCGCCGCACTGGGGCTTTCGCATCCTGCGCACCGAACCGGCCGACTACGCCCTTGGTGACGTGATCGAGGTGAGCCTCACCGTGGCCCGCTGGCACGACGTGGACACCTGGCGCTGGGCCCATGCCCCCGCAGCCGTGTCAGTGTCCACGGAACCGGCCCTCGTCTGAGCGACCTGCAGACGCCCTCAAGCTCGACAACCCGAGGCACTGGTGAAGCCTCACGTCACTCGAAATCACATGAACGAAGCCGAGATCATCCGTTACATCGTAGAGAACTTTCCCGGGGTTGAAGCCGCCACCGCCGACGGCAACACCTTCTTTTTCTACGATCCTGAGCGCAAGTTGCCCTTTGCTACGATCGTCGCCAACGACGACTACGACACGGTATCCAACTTGGGCCGACCCGATGTTTTTCGACTCAATGTCGGCGTGAGCAAAGCAACCTGCGCACAATTGTTCTCCGTGGAAAACGCCACCTTCGACTACACCGCGCTGGATACGCTGATGCCCCACCCGATCTACGCGAAGATGCACTGGCTGTGCATCCTCAGTCCTTCGTCAGCCACGTGGGAAACCACGATCATCCCGCTCGTCATGGAAGCCTACACGCTGGATGTCGGCCGGCAGGCACGGCGCGCATAAATTTCGCCCTTCTTACTTATGAAATCCTCCAAGTTTCCTTTCTACATATGGCTCGGCGCCCTGCCGTTCTTCGTCGCCAATATCTGGCTCGGCACGCGCAATCTGCCTGATCGTATCGCCACGCATTTCAACGCCGCCGGCGAGGCCGACGGTTGGATGTCCCGCGATGCGCACTTGGTCAGCTTTATCGCACTCGGTCTCGGCATGTCGGCCTTCATCATCGGGCTCTGCTTCGCAATTCGCTGGTTTCCCGCGGACAAGCTCAACGTGCCCAACAAGGCGTTCTGGCAAAAACCCGCCAACCGCGCCGTCGCGATGGGTTTTCTATTTTATCACGCCTTCTGGCTCGGCGCGCTGTCCTTCGCATTTATCGCGGCGGTGAACTACTTCATCGTGGCCGCCAACCAAAACTCCGCCTCAATGCTGGCCACGCGTGGACTGCAAATCACCTCGGGCCTGTTCATCGTCGGCGTGATCGCGTGGAGCTTCCTCCTCGTGCGATTTTTCCAGAAAACCAAGCCGGGCGCCTGAAGCAGTTTAGGTAGCGCGGTTGATGAAGATCATCAGCACGCGCACGGCCTGCACGCTCGCGAGCAAGATCGCGACGACGAGGAAGATTTTGGAGAACCCGAATTTCACCTTGGGTGTGTCCGCCACGACCTGCTGGTAGTTTTTGGACAGGATCTGTTTTCCCTGCGGGCAATAGGCCAGATACACGCCATAAAGCGTGATGAGCAGACCGACGGGCAGCGCGAAGATTTTGATCAGCGCGATCGACACGATGAGTGCCGGTTGCCCCTCGGGACGCGTGATCATCGAAGCGATGCAGATCAACGCCAGCGCGCCCACCGCGTAACGCGACCACGGGGCCAGCGTTCGAAAACCGTAGCCCACGACGGCATAAAGCGCACCGAGACCGGCGAACACGCCCGCCGCCCACAACGTGTGCGGCCACGTAAACGCGCCGTGCCACGGTTTCACGATCACGCCGGTCAACGCGGCCAGCACCAATCCCGCCGCCATGAAATAATAGAGCTGGCCCGTGGCCAGGATCGTGCCCTCGTGCCGGGAATTCGTCCCGCGGACGCCCGTGGCTTTTTTAGTGGTGCTGTTGGCTTTGCTCATAAAATGGAGTGTAAAACGCAGGCGGCAATCAATGGGATCACGTCTTGCGCAGCCGTCATGCGGCCCAAACCACCGAATGAATGCGAGCCCATTTCTTGCCGGCAACTATTGGGAATCTTCACCTGCCTGCTCGCCTCGACGGCGACACTTGGTTTGCTCGCACCACCGACTATTATGACGAACGATCAGCCGATGCAGGAGTTCTACGACTGTCTTGATCGTTGCAATGAGACGACCACGATCGAGGCGCGCGCCACGTTGGAAGCCGGCCTGTGGGCGCGCTTCGGCACCGAGCAGACGGTTCTGGTGCTCGATATGGCCGGGTTCACCACCAAGGTGCAAACACACGGGCTGCTCTTCTTCCTGCGAAAAATCCGCTACATGCAAAAAACCGTCGGTCCGTTGCTCACACAGTGGAACGGCCGGCTTGTAAAGTTCGAGGCCGACAACGTCTATGCAGTCTTCACCTCCAGTCTCGACGCGGTGCGGTGCGCGTTGAGCATCCACGAAGCCTTTCACAATCTCACCAACGGCCTGCCCGACGTGGACAACGTGGTGGTGAGCATCGGGATCGCGCGCGGTCGCATCCTGATGATTCCCGGTCACGATTTTTTCGGAGACGCGGTCAACCTCGCCTCCAAACTCGGCGAGGATCTGGCCGGTCATCGCGAGACGTTTATCAGTGCTGATCTACTGGCCGACGTGAGCGGCGAGCCAGGGATCAAAGTCGAGCCCTTGGACATGGCGGTGGGTGGC
This portion of the Rariglobus hedericola genome encodes:
- a CDS encoding DUF1648 domain-containing protein; the protein is MKSSKFPFYIWLGALPFFVANIWLGTRNLPDRIATHFNAAGEADGWMSRDAHLVSFIALGLGMSAFIIGLCFAIRWFPADKLNVPNKAFWQKPANRAVAMGFLFYHAFWLGALSFAFIAAVNYFIVAANQNSASMLATRGLQITSGLFIVGVIAWSFLLVRFFQKTKPGA
- a CDS encoding toxin-antitoxin system YwqK family antitoxin, which gives rise to MARRLPEKPSAQTSEPFIQNHKDGSLWATGQTKDGQPTGYWEWFRRDGTRLRSGHFTAGVQTGEWTTYDKTGQVYKVTVMKPKKPAVRSSPGGAGS
- a CDS encoding DUF5069 domain-containing protein, with the translated sequence MHIEGLRSPYDQVGGLVFFGRMLDKIRLHAAGRLPSDYNRRGGMDARICTFLQLDYDRIVAVALSEPDDLRALEQCFEQGRRPSAEESLIFNAFMTKRGWRDEQSDDIRQRKINLGLGHRDDLQTCFDIHDADEGRK
- a CDS encoding methyltransferase domain-containing protein yields the protein MPTPFLARAVSALRRFFGRPPSAEDAHRDNNRLYFSGMHQQERMLADRPRMDFYHTAIERHIHPGDHVIDLGTGTGILAAFASRRGAARVHALDHSPILKHARSLAVDNEIKNVDFISGHSSKFTLDKPVDVILHEQMGDYLFDEAMIPNVCDLRDRLLKPGGRILPACFEFYCEPVQLDTTRHVPFIWNLNVKGYDFSSMERQRPQDTDYYRLCGNDGTLVEHFLAEPAPALTFDLHTVNEATLPKDLRIQKTVTSPGRIDGLVVYFRTTVDDDLQLSSAPHDPGRAPHWGFRILRTEPADYALGDVIEVSLTVARWHDVDTWRWAHAPAAVSVSTEPALV
- a CDS encoding DUF6194 family protein, whose product is MNEAEIIRYIVENFPGVEAATADGNTFFFYDPERKLPFATIVANDDYDTVSNLGRPDVFRLNVGVSKATCAQLFSVENATFDYTALDTLMPHPIYAKMHWLCILSPSSATWETTIIPLVMEAYTLDVGRQARRA
- a CDS encoding adenylate/guanylate cyclase domain-containing protein, with the translated sequence MTNDQPMQEFYDCLDRCNETTTIEARATLEAGLWARFGTEQTVLVLDMAGFTTKVQTHGLLFFLRKIRYMQKTVGPLLTQWNGRLVKFEADNVYAVFTSSLDAVRCALSIHEAFHNLTNGLPDVDNVVVSIGIARGRILMIPGHDFFGDAVNLASKLGEDLAGHRETFISADLLADVSGEPGIKVEPLDMAVGGIRLAAARVSRIA